The following proteins are co-located in the Vicia villosa cultivar HV-30 ecotype Madison, WI unplaced genomic scaffold, Vvil1.0 ctg.000421F_1_1_1, whole genome shotgun sequence genome:
- the LOC131628025 gene encoding uncharacterized protein LOC131628025 has protein sequence MGIPVCFISIFPTGYPMYGYSGVDPPLKKCDVAQTCVDTTDVFVTGQKFATREEAISWIKDVGIRNKVTVIIARSDIKTGKRGRSDKLIFGCDRGGKYKKTDSETQSASKRCGCPFKIRSTPSKDGSGWKIDVKCGVHNHGLPDRFEGHAFVSRLNTDDKQHIVDLSKRHVPPRHILLSLQERDPENVTRITQIYKHKSKIQKDIRGPRTEMQQLLKLVEESGYVYWSRKKDESEVVNMNEGFPLPPVTTDWTKYRTKDATSWMVGFAGRLQHWQRLMPILPKHVSLD, from the exons ATGGGTATTCcggtttgttttatttcaattttccCAACCGGATATCCCATGTATGGGTATTCCG gtGTGGATCCTCCTTTGAAGAAATGCGATGTAGCTCAAACATGTGTGGATACAACTGATGTTTTTGTAACTGGTCAAAAATTTGCTACAAGAGAAGAGGCGATCAGTTGGATTAAGGACGTTGGAATCAGGAATAAAGTAACAGTTATAATAGCTCGTTCAGATATAAAAACAGGCAAGCGAGGAAGAAGTGATAAATTAATATTTGGTTGTGATAGAGgtggaaaatacaaaaaaacagaTAGCGAAACCCAAAGTGCTAGTAAGAGATGTGGTTGTCCTTTCAAAATTAGGTCAACACCGTCGAAAGATGGTTCTGGATGGAAGATAGATGTAAAATGCGGAGTACACAACCACGGCTTACCTGATAGATTTGAAGGTCATGCTTTCGTAAGTCGACTAAATACAGATGATAAGCAACATATTGTTGATTTGTCAAAACGCCATGTTCCACCAAGACACATATTATTGTCATTGCAAGAGCGTGACCCGGAGAATGTCACTCGGATCacgcaaatatacaaacataagaGTAAGATACAAAAAGACATAAGGGGTCCTAGAACAGAAATGCAACAATTGCTCAAGTTGGTTGAAGAATCAGGTTATGTTTACTGGAGTAGGAAAAAGGATGAGTCagaagtt GTAAACATGAATGAAGGATTCCCGTTGCCACCTGTCACAACTGATTGGACGAAATATCGCACAAAAGATGCAACTTCTTGGATGGTAGGATTTGCCGGGCGGTTACAACATTGGCAACGGCTAATGCCTATACTACCAAAACATGTCAGCTTAGATTGA
- the LOC131628024 gene encoding protein MAIN-LIKE 1-like — protein MRQRGRQRREADGEGAAPEVDPQHPAFPGGPTDTSLLVRYQRHIAYHLWLGEERRPKPTLKVAAHGSKLIGWVPAMLPRQMENWLVASGLSSLQHTSLSRVDTHLLSAFVERWHPETSSFHMPFGEMTITLDDVSCLLHVPIRGQLVDPDVVVTDYDAIHLAVELFGVSLSDATEEASAVRGPYYKLDWLKQVFEQQRAANNFTGAMRAYMMLLLGCTILADKTFTLVEAKYLPLLRDLDNCGNYCWGAAALVTLYRYLGDASFYSCKQLGGYASLLQCWIHEYFPTVGKRGTSGLFGIDSPMARAMKWEYRQGTQKVADIRAMLDQLTPHDIAWRPFEDHRVHRPFDDICLYRGGLKWFGTVVLYLPDRCLRQFGYRQYIPTAPPNVDTLDVDVEWATYRQSVLQVTRSHDDPPAAFATIPYETDDDYLAWYYTVSHPILRAPRGDQPMEVPVPVYDEGPSDPRLSYISHELHHYLQRHQAVPEDEQFLEIFRALRLAQGGPLPREGPITYDHESD, from the exons ATGCGTCAAAGAGGACGACAACGTCGAGAGGCTGATGGCGAGGGAGCTGCTCCTGAGGTTGATCCGCAGCATCCGGCATTTCCCGGAGGACCTACGGATACATCATTATTGGTTAGATATCAGAGGCACATTGCATATCATTTATGGTTGGGCGAG GAGAGACGACCAAAGCCGACCTTAAAGGTTGCTGCGCATGGCAGCAAATTAATAGGATGGGTTCCGGCAATGCTCCCAAGGCAGATGGAAAATTGGTTAGTTGCATCTGGCCTTTCATCTTTGCAGCATACTAGTTTGTCGAGGGTAGATACGCATCTATTATCTGCTTTTGTTGAGAGATGGCATCCTGAAACATCTTCATTTCATATGCCGTTCGGCGAGATGACCATCACGCTAGACGATGTTTCTTGTCTTCTTCATGTACCGATTAGGGGCCAGCTGGTTGACCCCGATGTTGTTGTCACCGATTATGATGCCATCCATCTAGCTGTTGAGTTGTTTGGTGTTTCACTGAGTGATGCAACTGAGGAGGCTTCTGCTGTAAGGGGTCCTTACTATAAATTAGATTGGTTGAAGCAAGTTTTTGAGCAACAAAGAGCTGCGAATAACTTTACAGGCGCTATGAGAGCATACATGATGTTGCTATTAGGTTGTACCATTCTTGCCGACAAGACGTTTACTCTTGTCGAGGCAAAATATCTTCCACTTTTGAGAGATTTGGATAATTGTGGAAACTATTGCTGGGGGGCAGCTGCACTGGTTACTCTGTATAGATACTTAGGGGATGCCTCATTTTATTCATGCAAGCAGCTTGGCGGTTATGCCTCTCTTCTTCAG TGTTGGATTCATGAGTACTTTCCAACTGTTGGAAAGAGAGGTACTTCTGGGTTATTTGGCATTGATAGTCCGATGGCTAGGGCGATGAAATGGGAATATAGGCAGGGGACGCAAAAAGTGGCTGACATCCGAGCTATGTTAGATCAGTTGACTCCTCACGATATTGCCTGGCGCCCTTTTGAGGATCATCGGGTGCACCGTCCTTTTGATGATATCTGTTTGTATCGGGGTGGTTTGAAGTGGTTTGGTACTGTAGTTCTATATTTACCTGACAGATGCTTGCGTCAGTTTGGATACAGACAGTACATACCGACTGCTCCTCCTAATGTAGACACACTTGATGTGGATGTTGAGTGGGCTACATATAGGCAGAGTGTGTTGCAGGTGACCCGATCCCACGATGATCCCCCAGCTGCGTTTGCCACCATACCATATGAGACAGACGATGATTATTTGGCGTGGTATTATACGGTGTCACATCCTATATTGAGAGCACCAAGAGGTGATCAGCCGATGGAGGTACCAGTGCCTGTCTATGACGAAGGACCGTCAGACCCGAGATTATCATATATATCTCATGAGCTTCATCATTACTTACAGCGTCATCAGGCTGTTCCTGAAGACGAACAGTTTCTGGAGATATTTAGAGCACTCAGACTTGCACAGGGCGGACCATTACCTAGGGAAGGTCCAATTACTTATGACCATGAGTCTGATTGA